Part of the Oryzias melastigma strain HK-1 linkage group LG11, ASM292280v2, whole genome shotgun sequence genome, AAAAGAAAGTCCATGCTTGGCTGTCGGCTTTTTCCGAATCCATGGATCGGCATTCTCACTGAGACGGGACAAGAACTTTGCCATCACAGAGCTCCtctttactgacctcagagctCCTTCTGAGTGCAAGGAAACACCTGTCCTTTAATCGGCAACGccttcatgcttttatttatttcatctgACTTCTTCCCTCATTTAATCTGTGCTGCATTCACtaaatgttgggttttttttctcgcATGGTCAGATAAACACTTGAAATAGCAAAAGTCtgagagatttatttttgtctaccaatgttttttgtattgttaAACTTCACCAACTGAGAACCTGCAGGACAACAACGGTTGCATTAGAAACTGatcataaacacaaaacaacagatCACCCAACTATGATAACATGCATTTTGAGGAAAATTAATTTTgtaataacatttaaattaaaaatcaatttttgcctcattttaaagtaaatttagaTTGATTGCATTACAATTTGCCATGATGCTTCTGCCGAAAAATTCAAATTGATAGTGCAACCTGTCAACCTGTGGGCCTGACTTATTGgggccaaaaccaaaaaatctaTAAGACAAACCTTTTTCAATTTCATCAATTTCAACGTTCTATGGGCATAAGAAGCTGATTTTGCCAGACAATTATTCCAAGTTCATCCCTCAAACAGCCAGGAACATATGACACCGCTGTATGGACGAGCAGCGCCAGCTGACCACAGGGCGTCTTTGGGTTGGTAGTAGACAGTGAGATGTATGTATCTAAAAGAGTCATCATCAGACTTGCATCAGAGTTTGGGACAGACAAGTGACAGACCACATCCATGACCAGTACCTAAGGACTTATGCACTCAGACAAGGTTTTGGAAATGTCACTCCGGCCTGCAGACCTGTTTACCAGACGTGAGACGTATTGGGGTTTCCAGTCAAACCAATTACAACCACAGCTTGACTTGAATGTCAGACACCTGTTGCAGGTGACTCCACTGACTCCCAGGCACCGCCGTGAACATTTGCAGTGGACACAAGACCGTGTGATCTGGACAATGCAGCAATGGTCTAACTTCCTTTTGACTCACGAGGGTCAGGTCAGAAACGATGGTTGAATGATGAAGAAGGagaggtgtcaaagtcaacaTGGTCCCCAGATGGCTTTGGTGGAGAAGGGGAAACAGTCTGGCAGGCGTCACTAGTCAGTGCAGAACAGATTTGGTCATTGTAGATCatggataggcaactccaggcctcgaggactgCTGTGGCTGgatgatttccagatattcaAGCCTttctcatgactgattacctgcttcaggtgtgtccagccagaAATGTGGCCCTGGAGTTTCCTGTCCCTGTTGTAGATGGTTCAGTCACCGCACATTCTTACCTCAGAGACATCATAGAAATCATCCCCCAATTCCACCAGCACATGCCCAATTTTCTATACATAGATGATAAAGCTTCACCACATTGTACCAGAATTGTCCCAGCTGGACTTTAGGAAGTGGGAGTGTCTCATATGGTATGATCCCTGGCCTAAACCCCATTGAACCCGTCTAAAGCAGAGACTGGATGGTCATACCCCACGCCAAAGGGACCTGGTAGAGCTACGTATAGCACTTGAAGAGTGTTACATGAAACATGGTGGACATATTCATTAATGACACAGCACATTGATgttatttggggatttttttttttatttctttctgtatTTAGGAGGTAATTAATATTGTAACGACACAACAATCAAGGAGGCTAAAAAATCAGTAATGATCAACtttggctttatttttaaaacacgttttaaaggggccataccatgaaaaaacaaatttttgagcttttaagtgtattaaactgctcattcttcactataaggaaccccaaagcggtatttttgatcagtttaagcatttctgagtaatcctctaaaaacctcccatacccacgaaaacagcgggtcctcacgatctgacgtCACATCGTGAGACAACcacctccaggaagagtctgctctgccagctctCCTCATTCATTATTAGGAATATCAAAAGGAACGTTCGTTAAAATTCAGACCCAACAGTCTTAACAGTGCCTATGTAAATATCTCATTGTGAGTAGTAGATAACTAATTACTGAATGTCAACATTTTGGTTTTCTGAATGCAGACTTAGAGGATATTCAGGCTTGATTGACGTCAATCAAACACTGTGTCCTCACAGAAGACTGAAGTGGTTTCTAATCTGTGTGGAAGGAGGACCCTGGACTCTTCTGTCCTCCAGGGTCCATAAATGAGGCTGCTGTTCAAGTGGCTCATAAATCCGGCTGATGTGATAGCggggtgacctctgacctcccgCGTGCTGAGCTGTCCTGCAGTCTGATGACATCAGGCCTCATCGTCCTCAAGAGCCGTTACACCAAGACCAGCTGTTCCTGCTGAGGTCCAACcatggagggagggaggggccTCACGGAGCGCTCGCGCCGCCACGGTCCAACGTGGAGCCAAAAACAATCAGGAGGCcataaaatatgacaacaaCGCAGTTCACCCGAGGAACTTCGGACGCGGGTCAGCAGCCGTCCCGACTTTTATCGGATCCAGTCCCAGTATAAAAGCGGAGAGCCGCGTGCCGATCAGCCTCACGTCAGATCACACCTTACAGGTGAGGCGCGCGCAGCGCTCCACAGAATTTCAGAGttagaacaacaacaacaacaaataaataagtggagtttcatctttttgtcatgtttggtGTCCACGCAGGTGCTCGTGCTCATCATGAGGGTTTTTGTCGCGATCCTCGCTCTGGCTGTCCTCTCAGGTGAGTCCAGGTGATAAGAgaaagggaggggggggggtaatTAAGTTgcaaaaattgattatttttctcagAACAGAGAGGGTActtattctgtttttgcagaagaaaaattataacaaaaatatatttttggttcaTTCTTTGAtcataagattaaaaaaatatatagtatttTGTTTATTCCAAATAGAAATGTGAGGAAAGGTGGAGATGGTTGTCATCTGCAGTGGATTGCTcccctaagaaaaaaaataagattcttgattaaatattaatatttttcctcCAGGATCCTTCATCGGGGATTAGACCTGAAAGGGAAACAGtaattttttagtaaattttgACATCGTTTTCAAAGGTTTTTCCGAATATTTTACCattctgttatttcttttttaatattataatcATGTAAACATTTTTGCCTACAGAACAAAGAACATAGAGGAATCCACTCACTAAAATCACAAATTCTTCAtataaatatgtcttttttatttcattttagatgaGTCACTCATAACCATTGTGCtaatattcaaaatgttttcatctttatatcTGTTGTGTAGCCTACTATTTATTTAAACGTTTGGTACACAGAGGTTTTTCTGTCTGGACACAGAATAGATTTGAGTTATCATCACAAAGAAACACAACGCTCTGGATAGTTCTTATTATAAATCTGGAcctaaataaattcatttaagcttttttgttcttttcttttatattttaaccaATCTGATTGCAGATCCAACCACATATGTGATGATAAATAGCCAGTGGAACGGAATTGCACTCTTGaaacacttgttttattttatttttttaacccaaatgtttgtttgttcatgTTCAGACATATTTTTGGGTCTCTTAATGGAGTAATAAAATTTTTTTGGGTTGCAGTGATTgtattttaatctaatttgtgttttttttaaactgagttttttattttcacgagttaaaaaccagaaatgaattaaaaaaaaaaacttttggttatttttaactatagagtttttggtgtttagtgCTAATTGTGGTTCATATATTTACATAAAGTTTAATGACCATAGCTCAAAAGTCAATCTGAGATTTAAACCTGAAggtttttctgctcctgatctcTTGGATCTGCGTGTTTGAGATGTTCTCCTGTCTCATCCAGGGTGCCACGCCCGCACCGTGCccctggaggagctgcagaacacGTGGGAGGTGACCGTGGAGAAGTTCCAGAATTACATCACAGACCTGAACACGAAGGCTGACGGCGTGCTGGAGAACATCAGGAGCTCTCAGATCAGCAGAGAGCTGGAGTGAGTTGTCCACCAGCAGGTGGAGCTGCACCTCTTTCAGATCAGATTACCTCAATGcacaaattttgtatttttttaagaactcaAAGAACAAATCTCCTctcattttaaatatgtaattcTTAGAGgcgcaaatttctaattttttactccgatcatctttttagatgaaacaaacaaacaaaaacaaaaaaactgtttttttttcgaGGACAGAAATTTGCCTGAGTTGATGGTGGGACCGTTGAAGAGaataaccccgccccctttcccgttgctgagagctcggAGCAATTAGCTCAATTGTGGCTCGCCCagagtattttctgtcacaatttttttttttgctcctgatttatagcaatttgaacaaagcaataatttaaacttaattttctttatatattatCCTCCATCccaaaaaatccagaaaacatgttaaaatcacaagTTTTATCAGAGCCGttcttaaaacataaaacaaaaaagatcctGATGATATTAAAGCACTTAAGGAaacataaaaagtctaaaaaaatgataaaactctTAGGTAAGTAAGTTTGGAGCTGTTTTAGAAATATTGACTTACTTATATATATgtgcgtgtgcgtgtgtgtgtgtgtgtgtgtgtcttatTAATTATTGCTCCTATAAGATCTGATTTTATTAGATTCTGTTAgtatttttgttctaatttctTATAATTCATGTGTTTGCATAAAGACAACACCCATTCACATGTTTATTGCTATataatgatttgattcacatgaaatgatcattttattttcgtATTCaccctttttttcagtttatatgttagtttgcagatttttctttttgctttcctTGAGTcactttaaatataatatttttttgtttgtttaacttGTCTTAAACAAATTTGGAAGGagttgattattattttttgtctatCTCTAATGGAGAGGTGtctgattttatgtttatgaggtctattccaaataaaaatactgaatatcttaaaaaaaatatatatatatatcatgatgAAGAGCTGAAATGAGTAAAGAGGAGATACTCTGAGGGACTCAGCTTCTGAAGTTTTAATAAGTTGATCTtaatatttaggaaaaacaaactaaaacccAGAAGAAGAGCAGGAACctcctgaaggagctgaagcATCTGAAAGCATGAAGAGCTGAAGATTAAAAGGACCAGAAGTAGAGtccaaatgtttatttaatgaGGAACTGCAggtagaattttgtttttttttccccctctaaCTGTTCCCCTCCTCCATCAACCAGAACTCTGATCCAGGACAGCATGTCAGAGCTGTCCATGTACAGAGACGACCTGCAGAACAAGCTGGGCCCCTACACCCAGCAGAGCGCCGAGCGCCTCAGCCAGGACCTGCAGCTGCTGGCGGACAAACTGCGAGAGAACATGAAGGAGGCGCGCGAGCAGGTGGACCGCTACGTCCAGGAGCTGCAGACCATGATGGAGCAGAACGCCGACGACGTCACGCTCAGGTTGTCCACCTACAGCCGCAAGCTGAAGAAGCGCCTCAACAAGGACACGCAGGAGATCAAgaggtgaggaagaggaggcgaCATGACCTCATGAAGGCTCTTCTGTCATTAGCTTTCCTTAATGGAAACAAACTCATGCAGAGGCTAAAGAAGAcatcttttaaattaatttattttaatgaaaaaaattataaaaacccatttcattttcttttttaaaattagtttttctgataaaaacatttataaaatagtatttaatttttctatctTGTATTAGTTTTTCTGATTGAATCATTtatagattcatttttttgcacatttatacttatttttttcccttttttctgaaTAAACATTTGGAAActtattaaatgtttctttttttaaataaaaaatttataaactttagtttttcattaTCTGTGattaaaacattcacaaacgATTTAATTCTTCTTTATGATTAAAAGATTTATAcacttaatttttcatttttttcagattaagatatttaaaaaccttttttatgatTAAGCATTTATAGGCTTATTTAATTCGTtttctttgaattaaaatattcatgaactttttaaaaattttaaatttaaatttatttatttaagtttattttttcatttttactgtttcagttttttttctcattaagaaattcataaaaatgtcttcatcttttattttaattattcttctgattaacacatttataaacttaattttttttcatttttctgaataaatatttggaaacttgttaaatttttcttttatgattaagtattttttaagtatttagttttctttgaattaaaacattcataaacctttttttatttttctgatcaaaacatttatcaacttaagttctttaaagttttttctgaATCCTGACTGATGAAGTCTTCAGATCTGCACAAGCAAAAGTCAGTCAGAGCTTCTTTCTAGACGCCtctgttgtttttcatcttttcaggTACGTCAGCGAGTACTTCGGGGAGCTCCACTCTCGCACCTCCGAGAACGTGGGAGAGCTGAAGGCCCGTCTGGATCCGTACTTCTCTCAGGTCCGGGACAACGCCCAGGCCAAGATCTCCACCCTGAACGAGCTGCTCCAGTCCCAGATCGAGAACGTGAAGACCAGGGTGCAGACCACCCACCAGGACGTCACGGAGCGCGTGAAGGTCGCCGCCGAGGACCTGCGCTCCTCTGTGGAGGGGAAGATGCAGGAGCTGCGGAACTGGTTCCAGCCCTACGTTTCCATGGTTACGGAGACCCTGTAGATGAGACTGGTGACCCCGCCCTTTATGGAAACATGTTCAGACTGAAACCAACAAGTCTGTGGGGAagcatgaaatattaaaagatCTAAAAGTCTGCAGTGTTGTTCATGATTTAAGAGTTTAAGGGTCACCACAATATCCTCTGAAGATGACACAAACGCACAACTCAGCTGTAAGAATGacataaacacacaacacattCCAGGAAACactacaaacacacaacacatcGCAGGGAACACTACTGTTACATCTtgctgctgctggaccttttttttccttccagagCTTTgcctcacctggcaggtgtggccaatggcCCTTGATTGCCACCTGCTGTCTACtgaagacagaggaggccacaccaagccagacagggagcagagcaggctGGGTTTTTAAGTTGGTGTGGTGCTGGTTtagtttggttcttttttcCCTTATTTGTCCTCAGTAatcttagactgctgggttttgctatgttagtttggggtttggtagtcttagtttgcaggctttgtttatttgttttctttaggtagttttggttaggcagcccttaccaaagagctgctgactccaatGGTCGCCATGGCTGGGTAAGCAGTCTCTCTGACACACAATTCACTCATAAGAATGTACAAAAACGGTAATTTACACTTTACAACGCAACAAATTTACTCATAGAAATCCAACAAAGCCGCAATTtatctgtaaaaacaacaaaaacgcTTTGAGAATGACAAACACAAACCCAGGAAGTGAAAGTTTAACTCACTACTGACCCAAAAAGAACATCACAAATGCACAATACACCTGGTAAAATGCCACAAACTCACAACTCACCCAGAAGAACGCCAGAATTGCACAAATCacctttaaataaactaaaaaaggcCAAAACGAACACACATAAGAGCACCTCACACCCACAATTCACCTGGAATAAGCCCCATGAACACACAACAACCCATCGGAATGACAAATTTACTCATGAAAATGCGACAAATCTGCAATTTATCTGCACAATTTAGCATGGAGAATGACAAACACAGCCCAGGAAGGGTGAAAGGTGAGCTCACGACTTACACAGATGCACAAATCACCttgtaaaatggaaaaaaaaaactcacaacttAAGACTtagaaatgccaaaatagtatgTATTAGTTAGAACTTCACCTGAgtagtttaaaaacacaacaaacatgcATTTCACGCtcaacaaaaatcacaaaatgcacaattcaCACATAAGaatgccttaaaaaaatagcaatcaACTCTGTAAGAAACAAATACACATTTGTGAGCGTAAGTGTTTGAGGAAATGAACCGTTTTAAAGtggaaagacacattttttttatgtttgaaatatAAATTTGCCCACAAATTAATCCAAAAAACTACAATAATCTGAGATtagcaattgaaaaaaaacatttattgcttAGAAATTGAAGACCCAATAAACCAGGAGAGTAAAACCTCCTATAATAGTTCTAGCTCAAGATGACCCTCTCCACCCCAGAACTGTTACTAgagtgaataaaaatatttgaaatgaacTTTGTTCGGTTTCAGAGCTTTGCTGCAGTATGTTGGTAACCGTGTAGTCACATAAAGATAAAGAACGAAGGCcttcacaataataaaaaagtaattttaatattttacatgtaaaaacagGTTGAACAATTGAAGTTGTACATTGACAAAGtataaaaagtgcaaaatacacagatttgtTTCTCTGTTACAGTagtagttattttattttgtaaatatttttaaatgaatttgatGTGAAATCTGTTTCATAGATGGAGAATAAAAACTTCCACAGCAGAAGCAACACTTCCTTTTGTCAGCAGGGGGtgctgtttct contains:
- the apoea gene encoding apolipoprotein Ea, with the translated sequence MRVFVAILALAVLSGCHARTVPLEELQNTWEVTVEKFQNYITDLNTKADGVLENIRSSQISRELETLIQDSMSELSMYRDDLQNKLGPYTQQSAERLSQDLQLLADKLRENMKEAREQVDRYVQELQTMMEQNADDVTLRLSTYSRKLKKRLNKDTQEIKRYVSEYFGELHSRTSENVGELKARLDPYFSQVRDNAQAKISTLNELLQSQIENVKTRVQTTHQDVTERVKVAAEDLRSSVEGKMQELRNWFQPYVSMVTETL